A section of the Pristiophorus japonicus isolate sPriJap1 chromosome 4, sPriJap1.hap1, whole genome shotgun sequence genome encodes:
- the LOC139263050 gene encoding uncharacterized protein: MMSHIWRKAISTAQAGPTHEEEEDDDDDANPEDPEQEPEESDADDPDQCWLQPAMTEMSSGETFQLNIYESTLADIRVSIPCIGSGSTFHGFDSDVAGPSGAADVVEQFTPIHPPSQPMAHTRVVPDARPSAAPSQPTAPTLMLLFGTPRTPPSQPAAHSGVVPRGRPRQRRRRLETRSPEIQRATGAAQVVALGVKTNDLTRSLVGSISAMGEEVTVLTGEIAVMTWEMREGVQSTAQAVREGIQVMAQALMEVAAAMRAHSPANQMTPP, translated from the exons atgatgagtcatatatggagaaaagcaatcagtacagcacaagctgggcccacacacgaggaagagg aagatgatgatgatgatgccaatcctgaagatccagaacaagaaccagaagaatcagatgcggacgatccagaccaatGTTGGCTGCagccggcgatgactgaaatgtcttcaggggagaccttccaacttAATATTTATGAGTCCACATTGGCGGACATCAGAGTTTCaatcccttgcataggttctggctcaaccttccatggttttgattccgacgttgcgggtcccagtggtgctgctgatgtagtggagcagtttacacccattcacccaccatcccagcccatggctcacactcgagtggtgccggatgcaagacccagcgccgcaccatcccagcccacggctcccacTCTCATGCTGCTGTTTGGAACACCGAggaccccaccatcccagcccgcggctcacagtggagtggtgccgcgaggcagacccaggcagaggagaagaagattggaaacacgctctcctgagattcaGCGTGCAACaggtgcggctcaggttgtggcattgggtgtgaagaccaatgaccttacccgatcactcgtgggcagcatcAGTGCaatgggtgaagaggtaacggtactgacaggagaaatagcagtaatgacatgggaaatgagggagggagtgcaatcgacggcacaggccgtcagggagggcatacaagtgatggcacaggccctcatggaggtagctgctgcaatgagggcacacagcccggccaatcaaatgacacccccatga